The proteins below are encoded in one region of Streptomyces cyanogenus:
- a CDS encoding gluconokinase produces MRTPQVVVVMGVAGTGKTTIGPLLAARLGVPYAEGDDFHPQANIAKMSAGIPLDDADRWPWLEAIGHWAHGRAGLGGVVSSSALKRSYRDRLRAVAPGIVFLHLTGDRELIEGRMSQRQGHFMPTALLDSQFATLQPLQPDEAGVAVDVSGSPQEITERAVRALDALPLASE; encoded by the coding sequence ATGCGAACCCCCCAGGTCGTCGTCGTGATGGGCGTCGCGGGGACGGGCAAGACCACGATCGGTCCCCTGCTCGCCGCGCGGCTGGGCGTCCCGTACGCCGAGGGCGACGACTTCCACCCGCAGGCCAACATCGCCAAGATGTCGGCCGGGATCCCGCTCGACGACGCCGACCGGTGGCCGTGGCTGGAGGCCATCGGGCACTGGGCGCACGGCCGGGCCGGACTGGGCGGGGTGGTCAGCAGCTCGGCGTTGAAACGGTCGTACCGCGACCGGCTCCGGGCCGTGGCGCCCGGAATCGTGTTCCTGCACCTCACGGGCGACCGGGAGCTGATCGAGGGGCGGATGTCCCAGCGGCAGGGTCACTTCATGCCGACCGCGCTGCTGGACTCGCAGTTCGCCACGCTCCAGCCACTCCAGCCGGACGAGGCCGGAGTGGCCGTGGACGTCAGCGGCAGCCCGCAGGAGATCACCGAGCGAGCCGTGCGAGCCCTGGACGCGCTTCCCCTCGCATCCGAGTAA
- a CDS encoding FadR/GntR family transcriptional regulator, whose translation MSTPGRGLHGRVLDTLGPAITAGEYPPGSVLRTDELAQHFEVSRSVMREAVRVLESMHLVESRRRVGVTVRPKAEWNVYDPQVIRWRLAGADRPHQLRSLTVLRSAIEPVAAGLAAQHATAEQCAELTECALGMVANSRGHKLEKYLVHDIAFHRVVLTASGNEMFARLGDVVAEVLAGRTHHEVMFEDPDPAAVTLHVQVAEAVRAGDATRAEELTRQITVGALQELDILAP comes from the coding sequence ATGAGCACACCGGGCCGGGGGCTGCACGGCCGTGTACTGGACACCCTCGGCCCCGCGATCACCGCCGGCGAGTACCCGCCGGGCAGCGTTCTGCGCACCGACGAGCTGGCCCAGCACTTCGAGGTGTCGCGCTCGGTGATGCGCGAGGCGGTCCGCGTGCTGGAGTCCATGCACCTGGTCGAGTCCCGCCGCCGGGTCGGCGTCACGGTCCGCCCGAAAGCCGAGTGGAACGTCTACGACCCGCAGGTCATCCGCTGGCGCCTGGCCGGCGCCGACCGGCCGCACCAACTGCGCTCGCTCACCGTGCTGCGCTCCGCGATCGAACCCGTCGCGGCCGGCCTCGCCGCCCAGCACGCCACGGCCGAGCAGTGCGCCGAACTCACCGAGTGCGCACTCGGCATGGTGGCCAACTCACGCGGCCACAAACTGGAGAAGTACCTGGTCCACGACATCGCCTTCCACCGGGTGGTCCTCACCGCCTCCGGAAACGAGATGTTCGCCCGGCTCGGCGACGTCGTCGCGGAGGTGCTGGCCGGCCGCACCCATCACGAGGTCATGTTCGAGGACCCCGACCCGGCGGCCGTCACCCTGCACGTGCAGGTGGCCGAGGCGGTCCGCGCGGGCGACGCGACCCGCGCCGAGGAACTGACCAGGCAGATCACCGTGGGCGCCCTCCAGGAACTGGACATCCTCGCGCCCTAG
- a CDS encoding CapA family protein — MLGRGVDQILPHPVAPLLREDYVRDAREYVALAEAAGGPVPRPVDPEWPWGEALPVLERAAPDVRVLNLETAVTRDGDFAPGKAVHYRMHPANLPCLAAARPDVCVLANNHVLDFGPAGLQETLESLAAAGLRTAGAGRDAAAAWRPATVPLRSGGRVLVFAFGMPSSGIPHGWAATADRPGVALVTAPTTAAAAEFADRLRRVERPGDLVVASVHWGPNWGYVPSRAEVRFAHALVEAGAHVVHGHSSHHPRPPEIYRDRLVLYGCGDLVDDYEGIGGYERYRDDLRLLYLVSAERGTGRLTGLRMVPLQVRRLRLEHASAEDTSWLRTVLDGYARDLGTRVEHGDDGTLTARPLP; from the coding sequence ATGCTCGGCCGGGGCGTGGACCAGATCCTCCCGCACCCCGTCGCCCCCCTCCTGCGGGAGGACTACGTGCGCGACGCCCGGGAGTACGTCGCCCTGGCCGAGGCCGCAGGCGGACCGGTGCCCCGGCCCGTGGACCCCGAATGGCCCTGGGGCGAGGCGCTGCCCGTCCTGGAGCGGGCCGCCCCGGACGTCCGGGTGCTCAACCTGGAGACCGCCGTCACCCGGGACGGCGACTTCGCGCCCGGCAAGGCCGTCCACTACCGCATGCACCCCGCCAACCTGCCCTGCCTCGCCGCGGCCCGCCCGGACGTCTGCGTCCTCGCCAACAACCACGTACTCGACTTCGGGCCGGCCGGCCTGCAGGAGACGCTGGAATCCCTCGCCGCGGCCGGACTGCGCACCGCCGGGGCGGGCCGGGACGCGGCCGCGGCATGGCGCCCGGCGACCGTCCCGCTGCGGTCCGGCGGACGCGTCCTCGTCTTCGCCTTCGGCATGCCCTCCAGCGGCATCCCGCACGGCTGGGCCGCCACCGCCGACCGGCCCGGCGTCGCCCTCGTCACCGCACCGACCACGGCCGCCGCCGCCGAGTTCGCCGACCGCCTGCGCCGGGTCGAGCGGCCCGGCGACCTCGTCGTCGCCTCCGTCCACTGGGGCCCCAACTGGGGCTACGTCCCCTCCCGCGCCGAGGTCCGGTTCGCCCACGCGCTCGTCGAGGCGGGCGCCCACGTCGTCCACGGACACTCCTCGCACCACCCGCGCCCGCCGGAGATCTACCGCGACCGGCTCGTCCTGTACGGCTGCGGCGACCTCGTCGACGACTACGAGGGCATCGGCGGCTACGAGCGCTACCGCGACGACCTGCGCCTGCTGTACCTGGTCTCGGCCGAACGCGGCACCGGCCGGCTCACCGGTCTGCGGATGGTGCCGCTCCAGGTCCGCCGGCTCCGCCTGGAGCACGCCTCGGCCGAGGACACCTCCTGGCTGCGTACCGTCCTCGACGGTTACGCCCGCGACCTCGGCACCCGGGTCGAACACGGCGACGACGGCACGCTGACGGCACGGCCCCTCCCGTGA
- a CDS encoding M20/M25/M40 family metallo-hydrolase encodes MSETDTARGVTGEDEVVDLCRELIRFDTSNYGDHSGPGERKAAEWVAEKLAEVGLEPKIYESHPGRASTVARIEGEDPSRPALLIHGHLDVVPANAVDWTHHPFSGEIADGCVWGRGAVDMKDMDAMTLAVVRDRLRSGRRPPRDVVVAFLADEEAGGTYGARYLVDHHPELFEGVTEAISEVGGFSFTVDDQRRLYLIQTAEKGMHWMKLTVAGTAGHGSMIHRDNAITELSEAVARVGRHKFPVRVTKTTRAFLDELGDALGTELDPEDMESTLAKLGGIAKLIGATLSNTANPTQLNAGYKVNVIPGEATAHIDGRFLPGHEEEFLADLDRLLGPKVRREDVHADKAVETTFDGALVEAMQSALLAEDPTAKAIPYMLSGGTDAKSFDDLGIRGFGFAPLKLPPELDFAGMFHGVDERVPVDGLQFGVRVLDRFIDAS; translated from the coding sequence GTGAGCGAGACGGACACGGCCAGGGGCGTCACCGGCGAGGACGAGGTCGTGGACCTCTGCCGCGAGCTGATCCGGTTCGACACCAGCAACTACGGCGACCACTCCGGCCCGGGCGAGCGCAAGGCCGCCGAGTGGGTCGCCGAGAAGCTCGCCGAGGTCGGGCTGGAGCCGAAGATCTACGAGTCCCACCCCGGCCGCGCCTCCACGGTGGCCCGCATCGAGGGCGAGGACCCGTCCCGGCCCGCGCTGCTCATCCACGGCCACCTGGACGTCGTACCGGCCAACGCCGTCGACTGGACCCACCACCCGTTCTCCGGCGAGATCGCCGACGGGTGCGTGTGGGGGCGCGGGGCCGTCGACATGAAGGACATGGACGCCATGACGCTGGCGGTCGTCCGCGACCGGCTGCGCAGCGGGCGCCGGCCCCCACGGGACGTCGTGGTCGCCTTCCTCGCCGACGAGGAGGCCGGCGGCACGTACGGCGCCCGCTACCTGGTCGACCACCACCCGGAGCTGTTCGAGGGCGTCACCGAGGCGATCAGCGAGGTCGGCGGCTTCTCCTTCACCGTCGACGACCAGCGGCGGCTGTACCTGATCCAGACGGCCGAGAAGGGCATGCACTGGATGAAGCTGACCGTGGCCGGCACCGCCGGGCACGGGTCGATGATCCACCGCGACAACGCCATCACCGAGCTGTCCGAGGCGGTCGCCCGGGTCGGCCGCCACAAGTTCCCGGTCCGGGTCACCAAGACCACCCGGGCCTTCCTCGACGAGCTCGGCGACGCGCTCGGCACCGAGCTGGACCCGGAGGACATGGAGTCCACCCTCGCCAAGCTCGGCGGCATCGCCAAGCTGATCGGCGCGACCCTGAGCAACACCGCCAACCCCACCCAGCTGAACGCCGGCTACAAGGTCAACGTCATCCCGGGCGAGGCCACCGCCCACATCGACGGCCGGTTCCTGCCCGGCCACGAGGAGGAGTTCCTCGCCGACCTCGACCGGCTGCTCGGCCCGAAGGTCCGCCGCGAGGACGTGCACGCCGACAAGGCCGTCGAGACCACCTTCGACGGCGCGCTGGTGGAGGCCATGCAGTCCGCGCTGCTCGCCGAGGACCCCACCGCCAAGGCGATCCCCTACATGCTCTCCGGCGGCACCGACGCCAAGTCCTTCGACGACCTCGGCATCCGCGGCTTCGGCTTCGCCCCGCTGAAGCTGCCGCCGGAGCTGGACTTCGCCGGCATGTTCCACGGCGTGGACGAGCGGGTGCCGGTCGACGGCCTGCAGTTCGGCGTGCGGGTGCTCGACCGGTTCATCGACGCGTCGTGA
- a CDS encoding YchJ family protein, whose product MTSRTCPCGLPRSYDACCGRFHAGAAAAPTAELLMRSRYSAFVKGDAGYLLRTWHPRTRPGRLDLDPRMRWTGLEILDTTDGSAFHGTGTVTFRASYRGGSLHERSRFERVDGAWVYVDGDFVD is encoded by the coding sequence ATGACCTCGCGCACCTGCCCCTGCGGACTCCCCCGGTCCTACGACGCCTGCTGCGGCCGCTTCCACGCGGGAGCGGCGGCCGCGCCGACCGCCGAGCTGCTGATGCGGTCGCGGTACAGCGCGTTCGTGAAGGGGGACGCGGGGTACCTGCTGCGCACCTGGCATCCGCGGACCCGGCCCGGGCGGCTGGACCTCGACCCGCGGATGCGGTGGACGGGGCTGGAGATCCTGGACACCACCGACGGGTCGGCCTTCCACGGCACCGGCACGGTGACCTTCCGCGCCTCCTACCGGGGCGGCTCGCTGCACGAGCGGAGCCGGTTCGAGCGGGTGGACGGGGCGTGGGTGTACGTGGACGGGGACTTCGTCGACTAG
- a CDS encoding chaplin, translating into MIKKVVAAAAATGGLVLAGAGLAVADSGAQGATAHSPGVASGNAVQAPVHVPVNVCGNTIDVIGLLNPTFGAACVNE; encoded by the coding sequence ATGATCAAGAAGGTCGTCGCTGCTGCGGCCGCCACCGGCGGGCTGGTTCTCGCGGGCGCGGGCCTTGCCGTCGCCGACTCCGGTGCCCAGGGTGCCACCGCGCACTCGCCGGGCGTCGCGTCCGGCAACGCCGTCCAGGCGCCTGTCCACGTCCCGGTGAACGTGTGCGGCAACACGATCGACGTGATCGGGCTCCTGAACCCCACCTTCGGTGCCGCCTGCGTCAACGAGTGA
- a CDS encoding phosphoribosyltransferase family protein — MHFRNRLEAGRRLGERLEYLRGQDVVVLGLPRGGVPVAAEVAAALDAPLDVCLVRKLGVPYQPELGMGAIGEDGVRVINQEVLRGTGVSDADLAGVEERELRVLHDRAARYRGATPPVSVAGRTAVVVDDGVATGSTARAACRIARARGAARIVLAVPVAPRDFARRLGGDADELVCLHTPWDFAAVGQFYADFAQTEDEEVTACLRRAASRHRHTAGAGSADREVTVTAGAVRLGGRLTLPEGATGVVAFAHGSGSSRHSPRNRFVAEGLHRAGLGTLLFDLLTDAEEADRGNVFDIALLAGRLLDATRWLREEPDVEGLAVGWFGASTGAAAALWAAADPDARPAAVVSRGGRPDLAGARLAAVTAPTLLVVGGADPLVLDLNREAQAQLRCENRLAVVPGATHLFEEPGTLEQVTELARDWFTDHMAPAHV, encoded by the coding sequence GTGCACTTCAGGAACCGCCTCGAAGCGGGCCGACGGCTGGGCGAACGCCTGGAGTACCTCAGGGGCCAGGACGTGGTGGTGCTCGGACTGCCCCGGGGAGGGGTGCCGGTCGCCGCCGAGGTCGCCGCCGCGCTCGACGCGCCCCTGGACGTCTGCCTGGTGCGGAAGCTCGGCGTGCCGTACCAGCCCGAACTGGGGATGGGAGCGATCGGCGAGGACGGCGTCCGCGTGATCAACCAGGAGGTGCTGCGCGGGACCGGCGTCTCGGACGCGGACCTCGCGGGCGTCGAGGAGCGCGAGCTCCGGGTGCTGCACGACCGGGCCGCGCGCTACCGGGGCGCGACGCCCCCGGTCTCCGTCGCCGGACGGACCGCCGTCGTGGTGGACGACGGCGTGGCCACCGGCTCCACCGCGCGGGCCGCCTGCCGGATCGCCCGGGCCCGGGGCGCGGCCCGCATCGTCCTGGCCGTCCCCGTCGCCCCGCGGGACTTCGCCCGGCGGCTCGGCGGGGACGCCGACGAACTGGTCTGCCTGCACACCCCCTGGGACTTCGCCGCGGTCGGCCAGTTCTACGCCGACTTCGCCCAGACCGAGGACGAAGAGGTCACCGCCTGCCTGCGCCGGGCCGCGAGCCGGCACCGGCACACCGCGGGCGCCGGGTCCGCCGACCGCGAAGTGACGGTGACGGCCGGAGCCGTACGGCTGGGCGGACGGCTCACCCTGCCCGAGGGCGCCACCGGCGTGGTGGCCTTCGCCCACGGCAGCGGCAGCAGCCGGCACAGCCCGCGCAACCGGTTCGTGGCCGAGGGGCTGCACCGGGCCGGCCTCGGCACCCTGCTGTTCGACCTGCTCACCGACGCGGAGGAGGCAGACCGGGGCAACGTGTTCGACATCGCCCTGCTGGCCGGTCGGCTGCTCGACGCCACCCGCTGGCTGCGCGAGGAACCCGACGTCGAGGGGCTCGCCGTCGGCTGGTTCGGCGCCAGCACCGGTGCGGCCGCCGCGCTGTGGGCCGCCGCCGACCCCGACGCCCGGCCCGCCGCGGTGGTCTCCCGCGGCGGCCGGCCGGACCTCGCCGGAGCCCGGCTGGCCGCGGTGACGGCACCCACCCTGCTCGTCGTCGGCGGCGCGGATCCGCTGGTCCTCGACCTCAACCGGGAGGCGCAGGCACAACTGCGCTGCGAGAACCGGCTCGCGGTGGTCCCCGGCGCCACCCACCTCTTCGAGGAGCCCGGCACGCTGGAACAGGTGACCGAGCTGGCCCGTGACTGGTTCACGGACCACATGGCACCCGCCCACGTCTAG
- the polX gene encoding DNA polymerase/3'-5' exonuclease PolX, with amino-acid sequence MARPNDEVEALLREYADLIAITGGDAFKARAYEKAARAIGGYPADISTLDAEGLREIPNVGRSIADKVAEYLRTGRMAAVEERRARIPAGVRELITIPTLGPRKALRLYEDLHISSVSELAAAVEADALADLKGFGEKTQENIRHGIELLQRAGDRVPLSLALDTAEEIVGELSAVTGCTRCAYAGSLRRMRETVGDLDVLVAAKRSAPFMDALCELPVTAEVVARGTKKTSVRTGKGLQVDLRVVPPESWGAALQYFTGSKAHNIRTRTIAVHRGLKLSEYGVFDTGSGESVASRTEEEVYARLGLPWIAPTLREDRGEIEAALGDGLPEVVTERDIRGDLHTHTDLTDGLASLEAMVEAAAERRYAYYAVTDHAPDLYMQRMTDEKILAQRERLRELDGTRHGMRLLHGTELNIGPDGEVDWPQEFLAGFDLCVASLHSHFDLGRTAMTRRLVRACENPYVHIIGHPTTRLIGKRPGVDADWDAVFAACARTGTALEVNAQPDRLDLRDEDILRAREHGVKFAVDTDAHSVPHLAQLRFGVGTAQRGWLTGEDVINTWPLSRLRRFLRKGGRE; translated from the coding sequence ATGGCCCGGCCCAACGACGAGGTCGAGGCGCTGCTGCGGGAGTACGCCGACCTCATCGCGATCACCGGAGGCGACGCCTTCAAGGCGCGCGCCTACGAGAAGGCGGCGCGGGCGATCGGCGGGTACCCCGCGGACATCTCCACCCTGGACGCCGAGGGGCTGCGGGAGATACCGAACGTGGGCCGGTCGATCGCCGACAAGGTGGCCGAGTACCTGCGCACGGGCCGGATGGCGGCGGTCGAGGAGCGCCGGGCGAGGATCCCCGCCGGGGTGCGCGAGCTGATCACGATCCCGACGCTGGGCCCCAGGAAGGCGCTGCGGCTCTACGAGGACCTGCACATCTCGTCGGTGAGCGAGCTGGCCGCGGCCGTCGAGGCGGACGCGCTGGCCGATCTGAAGGGCTTCGGGGAGAAGACGCAGGAGAACATCCGGCACGGCATCGAGCTGCTCCAGCGGGCGGGCGACCGGGTGCCGCTGTCGCTGGCGCTGGACACCGCGGAGGAGATCGTCGGGGAGCTGTCCGCCGTGACGGGCTGCACGCGCTGCGCGTACGCCGGTTCGCTGCGCCGGATGCGGGAGACCGTCGGCGACCTGGACGTGCTGGTCGCGGCGAAGCGGTCGGCGCCGTTCATGGACGCGCTGTGCGAGCTGCCGGTCACCGCCGAGGTCGTCGCGCGGGGCACGAAGAAGACCTCGGTGCGCACCGGCAAGGGGCTCCAGGTCGACCTGCGGGTGGTGCCGCCGGAGTCGTGGGGGGCCGCGCTGCAGTACTTCACCGGGTCCAAGGCGCACAACATCCGTACCCGGACCATCGCCGTGCACCGCGGGCTGAAGCTCTCCGAGTACGGCGTGTTCGACACCGGGAGCGGGGAGTCGGTGGCCTCCCGCACCGAGGAGGAGGTGTACGCGCGGCTCGGGCTGCCGTGGATCGCGCCGACGCTGCGCGAGGACCGCGGGGAGATCGAGGCGGCGCTGGGGGACGGCCTGCCGGAGGTGGTGACCGAGCGGGACATCCGCGGTGACCTGCACACGCACACCGATCTCACGGACGGTCTGGCGTCGCTGGAGGCGATGGTGGAGGCCGCCGCCGAGCGCCGGTACGCGTACTACGCGGTCACCGACCACGCGCCCGACCTGTACATGCAGCGCATGACGGACGAGAAGATCCTCGCCCAGCGGGAGCGGCTGCGGGAGCTGGACGGCACCCGGCACGGGATGCGGCTGCTGCACGGCACCGAGCTGAACATCGGCCCGGACGGGGAGGTGGACTGGCCACAGGAGTTCCTGGCCGGTTTCGATCTGTGCGTGGCCTCGCTGCACTCGCACTTCGACCTGGGCCGCACCGCGATGACGCGGCGGCTGGTGCGGGCCTGCGAGAACCCGTACGTCCACATCATCGGGCACCCCACGACCCGGCTGATCGGCAAGCGGCCGGGCGTCGACGCCGACTGGGACGCGGTGTTCGCCGCGTGCGCGCGCACCGGCACCGCGCTGGAGGTCAACGCCCAGCCGGACCGGCTGGACCTGCGCGACGAGGACATCCTGCGGGCCCGGGAGCACGGCGTGAAGTTCGCCGTGGACACCGACGCGCACTCCGTCCCGCACCTCGCGCAGCTGCGCTTCGGCGTGGGCACCGCGCAGCGCGGCTGGCTCACCGGGGAGGACGTGATCAACACCTGGCCGCTGAGCCGGCTGCGCCGGTTCCTGCGCAAGGGCGGACGGGAGTGA
- a CDS encoding dsRBD fold-containing protein — protein sequence MTGPVSSRPAVKEWRLNVYLCEHDPDTTARIILDTGDNVLESHAEARRNPYDRAMPEIGDELAAGRALIAMGRMLLRAADGDMKATGAADTDAPVPLWLPRE from the coding sequence ATGACCGGACCCGTGAGCAGCCGTCCCGCCGTCAAGGAGTGGCGGCTGAACGTGTACCTGTGCGAGCACGATCCGGACACCACGGCCCGGATCATCCTGGACACCGGGGACAACGTCCTGGAGAGCCACGCGGAGGCCCGCCGCAATCCCTACGACCGGGCGATGCCGGAGATCGGCGACGAACTCGCCGCCGGGCGCGCCCTCATCGCCATGGGCCGCATGCTGCTGCGCGCCGCCGACGGCGACATGAAGGCGACGGGAGCCGCCGACACGGACGCCCCGGTGCCGCTCTGGCTGCCCCGCGAGTGA
- a CDS encoding chaplin, giving the protein MRQGTRKGLMTMAAATGVIAAASGYAHADSGAAGSAGASPGVLSGNIVQAPVHVPVNVCGNTVNVVGLLNPSVGNKCANHDGPSEGQYGEHGGSGGSHASGDTADSPGVGSGNTVQVPVDVPVNVCGNSVDVVGAGNPTAGNDCANGGGSEQGTPPGKPGGPGEPGQPGHPGQPGHPGQPGHPGHPGQPGKPGHPGHPGTGTQTGKGGSTGHGASQVRAEAGRSTQPLSTAQLAHTGSEVPLGIALPVGAGALLAGSVLYRKARAAA; this is encoded by the coding sequence ATGCGACAGGGCACGCGCAAGGGCTTGATGACCATGGCCGCCGCGACCGGTGTGATCGCCGCCGCCAGTGGCTACGCACACGCCGACTCGGGCGCGGCGGGCAGCGCCGGCGCTTCACCGGGCGTACTGTCCGGCAACATCGTGCAGGCGCCGGTGCACGTCCCGGTGAACGTCTGCGGCAACACCGTGAACGTCGTCGGGCTGCTCAACCCGTCGGTGGGCAACAAATGCGCCAACCACGACGGCCCTTCCGAGGGTCAGTACGGTGAGCACGGAGGCTCCGGCGGCTCACACGCGAGCGGCGACACCGCCGACTCGCCGGGCGTCGGCTCCGGCAACACCGTGCAGGTGCCGGTCGACGTCCCGGTGAACGTCTGCGGCAACAGCGTCGACGTCGTCGGGGCCGGCAACCCCACGGCGGGCAACGACTGCGCCAACGGTGGCGGGAGCGAGCAGGGCACCCCGCCCGGGAAGCCGGGCGGGCCGGGCGAGCCGGGTCAGCCTGGTCACCCGGGTCAGCCTGGTCACCCGGGCCAGCCTGGTCACCCGGGGCACCCCGGTCAGCCGGGTAAGCCCGGTCACCCCGGTCACCCCGGCACGGGCACCCAGACCGGCAAGGGCGGCTCCACGGGCCACGGTGCCTCCCAGGTCAGGGCCGAGGCGGGCCGCTCCACCCAGCCGCTGAGCACCGCCCAGCTCGCGCACACGGGCAGCGAGGTGCCGCTCGGTATCGCGCTGCCGGTCGGCGCGGGTGCACTGCTCGCCGGCTCGGTGCTGTACCGCAAGGCACGGGCCGCGGCGTGA
- a CDS encoding DUF5703 family protein: protein MPEYEFVDVYVPRGVSRKEATRLLTDHAEYGHWELDRLSLLRDGSRRVRLRRRIIRQVRATW from the coding sequence ATGCCGGAATACGAATTTGTCGACGTGTACGTGCCTCGCGGGGTCTCCCGCAAGGAGGCGACACGTCTGCTGACGGACCATGCCGAGTACGGACACTGGGAGTTGGACCGACTGAGCCTGTTGCGCGACGGCAGCCGCAGGGTGCGGTTGCGCCGGCGGATCATCCGCCAGGTGCGTGCCACGTGGTGA